From Ndongobacter massiliensis:
ATTGATGCCATAGAAAATTATATTGCAAATGAGATGAATGGAAGTATTTATGGACTTTGCGGGTTTTCTATGGGAGCCACTATAGCTGTGGAACTGATTGCCAGAGGAAATATCTCTGCTAAAAAAGTCTTACTGGACGCCGCTATCACGATTGAAATGGGATGGAAGGCATTTCCCCTGACCTGGGCGTTTCTAATGGGTAGCGCCAGAATTCAAAATGGGAAATCCATCCCCAAAATTCTCCGAGACAAGATATTCGGCAAGGATAACAACGGTATTATCGAAATGATGTATCCGAAAATTACTAAAAAAACGATTCAGAATGCCTGTAAATACCTTTATCATTATGAAATACCTGAGAATTTACGAGAATTCAAAAATCCGGTCTTGTTTTGGCGAGGCAGTGAAGAACCCATTCCCGCGAAAAGTGAAAAAAAGCTCAAAGAATACTTGCCGCATATGACAACGGAAGTTTTTGAAGGCATGGGCCATGGTCAATTTCTTCATGAACATCCTGAAGAATATGCGGATAAGCTGAAACAATTTATCCGATAAGTTTTCCCACTTAAATAATAACGAAAAAAATGGAAGTAGATTTTGCAAGGAAAGCATTTTATAGATGCTCAAATGAAGGATTCCGGACGGGATTTCCAGCTTTCTTTTCAAGTCTCATAGAAAAATCGGTGACAAAATGAAAGCTAAGGAGTATACTAATATTGAAAGAAACGTTTCGGAAATATGTTTCGCAGGAGGGCGATATGAAGATATTGAATTTTGGTTCTTTAAACATAGATATAACATATCGTGTTCCGCATATGGTACAACCCGGGGAAACGATACGGGCTCTTCGTTATGAAAGATTTTGCGGGGGAAAAGGCTTAAATCAATCCATAGCTTTAGCACAGGCGGGCGCAGAGGTATTTCATGCAGGTTGTATCGGTGTGGACGGGGAAATTCTCAACACCAAGCTCGAACAGGCCGGTGTGGATACGAGATTTCTTCGGCGCGTGGAGGGTCCTTCCGGACACGCGATCATACAGATTGATGATAGGGGACAGAACAGTATTGTCATTTGCGGAGGTGCGAACGAACTTGTAGATGTCGAATATATCGAAGAAGTATTTCAACAATTTGGAGAAAACGATGTCCTTTTAGTGCAAAATGAAATAGCCAACGTTGACTACGCGATTGACGTAGCCGCGAGAAAAAACATGCGGGTTGTATTAAATCCTTCCCCATTCGACGATCAGATTCTACGGTTTGACTTGAATCGTATTGATTGTTTTATTTTAAATGAGGTTGAAGGGCAGCAAATGACGGGGTGTGCGAAAGCGGACCCGCTGGAGATTCTCGAGGAAATTCAAAATAGGTATCCTCGGGCTGCCTGTGTGTTGACCTTTGGAAAAAAAGGTGCTTATTTCTCCTATGCAGGTCAAACAGTATTCCAACCGGCATTTCAAGTAGAAACGATCGACAGTACCGGTGCGGGAGACACTTTTACCGGCTTTTTCATTACAGAATTCTTAAAAAACAATGATCCGAAGGCTGCGTTGCGCTATGCTTCGGCTGCTGCGGCCCTCTCTGTAGGAAGAAAAGGGGCTTCCAGTAGCATTCCCGCCAATGCGGAGGTTCAACAGTTTTTAGAGAGAGTTGTCATTGGACAAGGAGAGTGAAAATATAGAAAAGGCGTCTAGATGTGGATAGCAGGTTGCAATAGGCGATCCCTATTACGAAGAACGTAGTCAATACATGGCGCACACCGAATGGGTGTAGCTTGCAGAAAGGGGGGGGGGGGAGTACAAAGGAAGAAGTTTAATACATATGTACGTCAGTTTGTTTTCTGTGGGGCGGATAGGCAAATTTTGCAAAACCGGAATCACATTTACAGGAGGGGATCATGTTAAAAAAGTTTGGAAATATCTTTACATTGCTTTTGGCGATTGTGGTGTTGACAGCTTGTGGAGGTGGAAATAAAGAAGGAGAAAGCAAAGCGGATGGGAGTAAAACAGCAGGAAACGAAAACAAACCTTCTTTTGCTTTTATCGTAACGGATCAATTGGGAGATAAGTCTTTCAATGACTCGGCAGCGGAAGGAACCAAGCGGATTGCCGAAGAATTAGGCTATGAAACAAAAATTATGGAAATCGGAAGAGATCAGACAAAATGGGAGCCTACCATTCTGGATGTCTCTGAAAGCGGACAATATACGGCTATCTTTTTAAACGGATCCGGAACCAAGGAGATTGTGGAGCAGATTGCGGGCGACTACCCGAATCAAAAATATGTGTTATTCGATGCAGATATCGAGGAGGGAAAATACGACAACGTCTTTGCGATTCGTTATAAGCAAAATGAAGGGTCCTATCTTGGTGGCGTCGTAGCCGGCTTGGTGACTTCCTCCAAAGAAATGCCCAATGCAAATCCGGAGCCAAAGATCGGATTTATTGGTGGAGATGAAAATCCGATTATCAGTGACTTTTTAGTAGGCTATATTGAAGGAGCCAAATCGGTTCTTCCGGATGTGAAAGTTTACGTTTCCTATGTGGGAAGTTGGAGTGATACAGCGAAAGCGAAAGAATTGGCAAATGCACAATTTGCCAAAGGCGTCGATATTATTTTCCCTGCAGCAATGACAGCGGGCTTAGGCGTTGTGGAAGCGGCTGCCGAGCAGCAAAAATATGTAATCGGTGTTGATTCCGACCAGGCCTCTCTATTGGCTGAAACGGATCCTGAAAAAGCAGAAGTGATTTTGACATCAGTCATTAAGAATGTTGGAGAGTCTTTATTCCAATATGCAAAAACGGTTGGGGACGGAACCGATAAATATGGAACAACGGAAGTGCTCGGGGTGAAAGAAAAATCAACAGATATTGTTGAAAATGATTTTTACAAGAAAAATGTTCCGCAAAGCATTCAGGATGCTGTTTCAAAGGCACGTGAACAAATCATGAATGGAGAAGTTAAGGTTTCTACCGCTCTGGGTGTCGAGCAAGAAGAAGTGGATAAAATTGTCAATTCTGTGCAACCGTAATGGAGATAGCCAATGCCTAATATTCTGGAAATGAGAAATATCACAAAGATATACCCGAATGGTGTGGTTGCTTTAAAGGATGTCAATTTTCAGGTGGCAGAGGGTGAAATCCATGCTTTAATGGGGGAAAATGGAGCCGGGAAGAGCACTTTAATGAAAGTGCTCTTCGGGCAAACCCCTTTGGATAAAGGAGAAATTCGATTTCAAGGGGAAAAAGTAGAAGTCAAAAACCCGCAGAACGCGCTTGATCTCGGCATTGGCATGGTTAGTCAGCATTTCATGTTAATTGATGAATTGTCAGTTTATGAAAATGCAATATTAGGGCAAGAACCTTCAAAACTTGGTGTAATTAATCGAGAAGCCGCCATCGATTTGGTAAGAAAAATCGGCGAAAAATATGACCTCCAGGTTAATCCGGAAGAACTTGTGGGGAATCTTTCGGTGGGACAAAAACAAAAAGTAGAACTCTTGAAGGTTCTGATTCGTGGATCCCGTATCATTATTCTTGATGAACCGACAGCGGTATTAACTCCACAAGAAACACAGGAGCTATTTAAACAATTATTAATATTAAGAAATGATGGATATACCATTATTTTTATTACCCATAAAATCCGGGAAGTGATGCAAATCTGTGATTCCATATCGGTGCTGAGAAAGGGACGTTATGTCGGAAGTTTGTTGAAGCAAGAGGCAACGCCGGAAGCAATTTCTCGTATGATGATTGGACGAGATGTGGAATTGAATTTCCCAAAAAAGGCGACAAAATTTGGAGAAACGGTTTTGTCGGTCAAAAATCTTCATGTACGGAATGCGGAAGGAAACGCGGTTCTCAAAGATATTGATCTGGATCTGCATGAAGGGGAGATTTTAGGGATCGCCGGTGTAGAGGGAAATGGGCAGACGTATTTAGCCGATGCAATCTTTGGACTGGAACCGGTAGAAAGTGGTTCCATTGTGTTTCTCGGCAATGATATCAATGCCTTATCCGTTGCAGAAAGGAGACAAGCAGGTCTTGGCTATATTCCGGAAGATCGCATGGAAACCGGATTAGCAACAGGGCTCAGCGTGCTCGAAAATCTTGCTGCGGATAAGATTCCGGGAATTCCAAAAAATCGGTTTGGTTTGATCAATTTTACGGAGTTAAGGAATAAGGGGACGAAGATTGCTCAGGAATATTCCATTGTAACAGATAGCGTCAACTCTCCTGCGGTCGCACTTTCGGGTGGGAATATGCAGAAAATTGTTGTAGCAAGAGAGCTTTCATCACACCCCCGCGTATTAATAGCCAATCAACCGACGCGCGGAATTGACGTAGGGGCACAAGAGTTTATTTGGGGACAATTGGTGAAGTACCAAGAAGAGGGAAATGCCGTCGTTTTGATCTCAGCGGACCTCAAGGAATTGCTTGAGTTGAGCGACACCATTGCTGTCATGCTGGATGGTTGTGTTGTGACAAAATTAAAAAATGAGAATTTAACAGAAGAAATGCTTGGCTATTACATGCTTGGCGTAAAAAATGTGGAAGAAAGGGAAATCAGATGAAAAAGCAAATCGACAAAATCAATATATATCGTTTGGTTTTAGCGGTTTTCATATCTGTAATCGCTATATTCCTGATTATTTTTTGCGTCAGTAAAAACCCAAGTCAAGCTTTAAAAAGCTTTTACATAGGGCCGTTTTCTTCTCTGCGTCGCATTGGAAATATTATTGAAGTTTCCATCCCTTTGATGTTCTCTAGTTTGGCGACGGTTTTTCTGTTTCGAACGGGATTGTTTAATTTATCCGCAGAAGGTGCCTTTTTTATCGGTACCGTTGTTGCAACGGTCATCGCCCAAGTATTCAATAGCTGGGGGATTTTTGCATTAATTCTGGCCATTCTTGGTGCCATGGTTGTAGCCGCAGGTGTAACGACATTGCCCGGGGCATTAAAGGTAAAGATTAACGCAAATATTATTGTCACTTCCTTGATGATGAATTTTGTATGTCTGAATCTTGGCTTGTTTGTCATTCATTCGTTCTTCTTGGACAATAGCTTGAACACGCCTTATAGTCATAAATTTGGGGAAAGCTTCAAATTGTTAAACATTTTACCCGGCACGCGCGTACACATCGGCTTGGTTGTTGCGATCGCAGTAATTATTATGGCGACTTTGCTGCTGAATCATACGGCATTTGGACTGCGGTGTAAAATTATCGGATCGAATTCCAAATTTGCGCGGTATGCGGGTTTGTCGAGCGATAAAATCATCTTGCAAACGCAGATTATTGGTGGTGCGATTGCCGGTTTAGGGGGAGCCATCGAGCTGTTTGGCATGTATAATCGTTTCCAATACGGCGGCCTCACGAATCATGGTTGGGAAGGAATTCCGATCGCGATTATTGCCAGTCATAACCCAAAATATCTGCCCTTAGCAACCTTATTTTTCGCCTATTTGAAAATTGGAGCCGATATTATGGCCCGGGAAAGTGATGTTCCCTTTGAGATTGTGCAGGTGATTCAGGCGATCATGATCGTGATCATATCTGCACAAGCGCTGTTAAAAGGAGCGAGGAAGAGGAGGTTGTTGCGTCAGATAAATCAAGGAGAGAATCAAAATGCTTGATACATTGAAACTTATTTTCAGCCCGGATTACTTTTTTACAGTGATCCGAGTAATGACGCCGATATTTTTTGCTGCACTGGCATGCATGATGTTTTACAAGGGCGGAGTGGACGCCATCGGTACAGAAGGAATCATGCTCATTTGCGCGTTAACCGGTGTCATTGGCGGGCACTATATTGGGAATGCTTTGGGCGGTGTTCTCACCGGGGCTCTTACCGGTGCTTTTATCAGTATAATTTACGTTTTTGTAACGCAGCGTATGGAAGTCAATGAAATTTTAGCCGGAATTGCAGTCAATACGCTGGCGAGTGGACTTACAATCTTCATTCTCTATTTATTGGTTGGCGAAAAGGGATCGTCGCAAAACTTGCCGAGTCCGACCATTCCGAATATCCAAATCCCCATCATAAACAAAATCCCTCTACTGGGCGAGATTGTTTCAGGGCACAGCGTTTTAACCTATGTCAGCTTCATTCTGGCCGCAGTCAGTTACTTTTTGCTTTATCGAACGAAATTAGGCTTGCATATCAGAGCGGTGGGCATGTTCCCGGAAGCGGCTGAATCTGTAGGAATCAATGTTATGAGAACCAAATATATCTCTTCAGGCATCGCCGGAGGCCTTGCAGGACTGGGAGGTGTATTCATGTCTATGTCCTATCTCTCGAACTTTACCAAGGAAATGGTTGCAGGTCGTGGCTTTATAGGCATGGCGGCCGAAGGAATGGGGATGGGAACTCCGAAGGGGGTTATGGGGGCTTCCTTTCTTTTCGGCGCGGTAGATTCTTTGGCAATTCGCCTACAAGGGTTGAATCTTCCGACGAGAATTGTTCAGGCATTGCCCTATATAGTAACCATTGTTGTAATTTCTTTGTATTCATTATCGGCAACGCATTCAAAAAATAGGAGGAATAAAAAACATGATTAAAAAGTCTCAGAAATTTGAAGGAATGACCGCGCGCGAAATTGCTATGGATGCGATTCAACACTCTATTCCACGCCTGCAAACCGAGGAAGAGGCGGGCTGGACGGAAGAATATGAAAATATTGAATCTCTGGAAGTGGCGAGTGTTCGAAAGAGATGGAACACACCGGTTCCGGGCTCCTTGGCACCGGATCAAGTTATCATAGGCGCGATTCAAGCCGTTTCGAATCAGGGGAGAGACGTTACAGAAGCTGAAAAATTAATTGTTCCCACACAAAAAGCTTATGAAGAGAACGACGATGCCACATTAATGGAAAATGTAGCCCTTATTTTTCATCACTTAGCAAATGCGCCGAAGATTGAAAATGATCCCTATTGGGATTATCAACAATTTGGTAGCTTTGAGGACTATGAATCTTCTGTTAAATTTGAGGACTGTGCAACCTTAGATATCGAGCAAGAAGAATTTATTGAAAGAGTGCATGCTGCGTGGACGACGCAGATTGCCGGCGGTGGACTAGGAACGATGCTGGAAGGTTATACAACCGATAATCTTCGAAAAACATTCGGTGAAATTACCGGCTATCTGCGGCAACCTTCTACGCACAATGATGATATTCTCTTTGAACTGGCCTTGATCGATGCGGTTGCAGAAAATGGATATGCTGTGAGTTCTAACGACATTGCTTTGAAATGGGTTGGAAATATCAGCTATACCTGGTCTGCGGAAGAAATTGCTCTTAAAAATTTGCGTCGAGGAATTATGCCGCCGGAAAGTGCTCGTTTAAACAATCCTTGGAATGAGTGGATTGGCGCCCAAATGCGCGGGAGTGTTTGTGGTTTGGTTTGCCCGGGTAATGCACGGGAAGCAGCAAGGCTTGCTTGGCTGGATGGAAGAATTTCTCATGTCAACAATGGAATACTGGGTGAGGTATTTAATGCGATATTGACGGCGGAAGCATGGAACAGCAAGAATGTTCGAGAAATCCTTTATAAGACCATTTCTCTTATTCCGAAAAAATCGCAGTACTATTCGGTAATTGATTTCGCCATCAAAGCTTGTGAAGAAAACTCTTCTTGGGAGCCGGCGTGGCGTAAATGTGAGGAAGAATACAGGCACTATAATTGGATTCATGCGTATCCGAATGCTGCTGCAGAAGTCGTCGCCTTATACTTTGCAGAAGAAGATTTTGATGAGTGTATGCATATTATCGCAATGTGCGGGCAGGATGTTGATTGCAATGCCGGACAAATTGCCACCATTTACGGCATTATCCACGGCTTTGAAGGAATCGATGCGCGGTGGTCGGAACCCTTTAATGACGAGTTTTACAGCTTGTATCGTGGTTACGAAGATACCACCATTAAGCGCATTGCAGAAAATACTTATAAAGCCTACAAAGCATACCGAAACGAAAAATAATGATTCTTTCATGGTAATGTTTCTGTAGCGATTGAAACGGGAAAGATGGAGATCGGAGTCAATTGCCGATTGGAAAAAGGAACATCGGTGCTTACTTGTCGAAACAGCGCTGATGTTCCTTTTTCAAAACTGTAACAAATTGAGGTAGGGGCGTGAATATACGGGAGTTAGCAAAATTGGCGGGAGTTTCTCCCTCTACGGTATCAAAAGTCATTAACAATAAGGATGAGAGTATCAGTCCAGCCACGAGAAAACGTATTCTAAAGTTGGTGAAGGAACATAACTATCAAACTTATTCTGCCGTGAAAGCAGGACACGTACGGTCTTTTGTTTTAGGTGTTTTACTTTTGGATTTTTTAGAAAATACAGAATTTATAAATGGAATTATTGAGCAGGCGCAGCGATATGGTTATTCCGTCATTCTTCGATTCAGTAAGAAGGATGTGGAGTTAGAAAGAAAAAACCTTGCTGCGTTCATTGCACACCAAGTCGACGGTTTGCTATGGGAACCTATTAATGAAAATAGTTTGTTGCAACTCGATTCATTAAGAAATAAAGGTATTAGCATTTCCTTATATGAAGGCGGTCTCGATAATGCCTTTTGTATTGATTATGATCCATTTGCCTATAAAATGACAAAAACGCTTATTGCGCTTGGTCATACAAATATTGCCTGTGTTGCTT
This genomic window contains:
- a CDS encoding ADP-ribosylglycohydrolase family protein; protein product: MIKKSQKFEGMTAREIAMDAIQHSIPRLQTEEEAGWTEEYENIESLEVASVRKRWNTPVPGSLAPDQVIIGAIQAVSNQGRDVTEAEKLIVPTQKAYEENDDATLMENVALIFHHLANAPKIENDPYWDYQQFGSFEDYESSVKFEDCATLDIEQEEFIERVHAAWTTQIAGGGLGTMLEGYTTDNLRKTFGEITGYLRQPSTHNDDILFELALIDAVAENGYAVSSNDIALKWVGNISYTWSAEEIALKNLRRGIMPPESARLNNPWNEWIGAQMRGSVCGLVCPGNAREAARLAWLDGRISHVNNGILGEVFNAILTAEAWNSKNVREILYKTISLIPKKSQYYSVIDFAIKACEENSSWEPAWRKCEEEYRHYNWIHAYPNAAAEVVALYFAEEDFDECMHIIAMCGQDVDCNAGQIATIYGIIHGFEGIDARWSEPFNDEFYSLYRGYEDTTIKRIAENTYKAYKAYRNEK
- a CDS encoding ABC transporter ATP-binding protein, which encodes MPNILEMRNITKIYPNGVVALKDVNFQVAEGEIHALMGENGAGKSTLMKVLFGQTPLDKGEIRFQGEKVEVKNPQNALDLGIGMVSQHFMLIDELSVYENAILGQEPSKLGVINREAAIDLVRKIGEKYDLQVNPEELVGNLSVGQKQKVELLKVLIRGSRIIILDEPTAVLTPQETQELFKQLLILRNDGYTIIFITHKIREVMQICDSISVLRKGRYVGSLLKQEATPEAISRMMIGRDVELNFPKKATKFGETVLSVKNLHVRNAEGNAVLKDIDLDLHEGEILGIAGVEGNGQTYLADAIFGLEPVESGSIVFLGNDINALSVAERRQAGLGYIPEDRMETGLATGLSVLENLAADKIPGIPKNRFGLINFTELRNKGTKIAQEYSIVTDSVNSPAVALSGGNMQKIVVARELSSHPRVLIANQPTRGIDVGAQEFIWGQLVKYQEEGNAVVLISADLKELLELSDTIAVMLDGCVVTKLKNENLTEEMLGYYMLGVKNVEEREIR
- a CDS encoding ribokinase, which gives rise to MKILNFGSLNIDITYRVPHMVQPGETIRALRYERFCGGKGLNQSIALAQAGAEVFHAGCIGVDGEILNTKLEQAGVDTRFLRRVEGPSGHAIIQIDDRGQNSIVICGGANELVDVEYIEEVFQQFGENDVLLVQNEIANVDYAIDVAARKNMRVVLNPSPFDDQILRFDLNRIDCFILNEVEGQQMTGCAKADPLEILEEIQNRYPRAACVLTFGKKGAYFSYAGQTVFQPAFQVETIDSTGAGDTFTGFFITEFLKNNDPKAALRYASAAAALSVGRKGASSSIPANAEVQQFLERVVIGQGE
- a CDS encoding ABC transporter permease — protein: MLDTLKLIFSPDYFFTVIRVMTPIFFAALACMMFYKGGVDAIGTEGIMLICALTGVIGGHYIGNALGGVLTGALTGAFISIIYVFVTQRMEVNEILAGIAVNTLASGLTIFILYLLVGEKGSSQNLPSPTIPNIQIPIINKIPLLGEIVSGHSVLTYVSFILAAVSYFLLYRTKLGLHIRAVGMFPEAAESVGINVMRTKYISSGIAGGLAGLGGVFMSMSYLSNFTKEMVAGRGFIGMAAEGMGMGTPKGVMGASFLFGAVDSLAIRLQGLNLPTRIVQALPYIVTIVVISLYSLSATHSKNRRNKKHD
- a CDS encoding BMP family ABC transporter substrate-binding protein; this translates as MLKKFGNIFTLLLAIVVLTACGGGNKEGESKADGSKTAGNENKPSFAFIVTDQLGDKSFNDSAAEGTKRIAEELGYETKIMEIGRDQTKWEPTILDVSESGQYTAIFLNGSGTKEIVEQIAGDYPNQKYVLFDADIEEGKYDNVFAIRYKQNEGSYLGGVVAGLVTSSKEMPNANPEPKIGFIGGDENPIISDFLVGYIEGAKSVLPDVKVYVSYVGSWSDTAKAKELANAQFAKGVDIIFPAAMTAGLGVVEAAAEQQKYVIGVDSDQASLLAETDPEKAEVILTSVIKNVGESLFQYAKTVGDGTDKYGTTEVLGVKEKSTDIVENDFYKKNVPQSIQDAVSKAREQIMNGEVKVSTALGVEQEEVDKIVNSVQP
- a CDS encoding alpha/beta fold hydrolase, whose product is MNFITYGDHKNKSLLFIHGLASTADLCFKPLLPSLQNYYVIFCEMDGHCATAPNEIRSMKQSIDAIENYIANEMNGSIYGLCGFSMGATIAVELIARGNISAKKVLLDAAITIEMGWKAFPLTWAFLMGSARIQNGKSIPKILRDKIFGKDNNGIIEMMYPKITKKTIQNACKYLYHYEIPENLREFKNPVLFWRGSEEPIPAKSEKKLKEYLPHMTTEVFEGMGHGQFLHEHPEEYADKLKQFIR
- a CDS encoding ABC transporter permease, with the translated sequence MKKQIDKINIYRLVLAVFISVIAIFLIIFCVSKNPSQALKSFYIGPFSSLRRIGNIIEVSIPLMFSSLATVFLFRTGLFNLSAEGAFFIGTVVATVIAQVFNSWGIFALILAILGAMVVAAGVTTLPGALKVKINANIIVTSLMMNFVCLNLGLFVIHSFFLDNSLNTPYSHKFGESFKLLNILPGTRVHIGLVVAIAVIIMATLLLNHTAFGLRCKIIGSNSKFARYAGLSSDKIILQTQIIGGAIAGLGGAIELFGMYNRFQYGGLTNHGWEGIPIAIIASHNPKYLPLATLFFAYLKIGADIMARESDVPFEIVQVIQAIMIVIISAQALLKGARKRRLLRQINQGENQNA